CGGTAATAACATTGACAAGGAAACCATCctggcatacattttttttaagtgcctaaAATGAATGTTTAAGTTTTTTGTTAACTGCAATTTTACAAACTGTGCTTGGTATCCTGTGACCAGCGCGCTGTTATCTATCTGCAGCGGTAGGTACTAGCGTTCCTGTATGTGAAGGAACCATGAAAGGCCACCCTCCTCCAGTAGCCTGGTTCTAGTCACTCCTGTCACCCTCCCTGCCTGACAACCTAGGCTCAGGCTGCCCTGGAGAGCAAGCTTGCAAAGGGCTTGCTCTTGGTGGCGAGCATTCTGTGTTTAGAtctaacaaaatgagaaattttttttcatagcatttctGCTCTGACAGTACTAAGTGCAAAACGATCTTGAATGagggttttgttttcctaatgagAGTTTGCTTTACTTAAAACCTATGACTTCATTCGGTATTAGTCACAGAAGGCTGCTTGCCTGTGTTAATAGATTAACCTCCCCAGCCCATGGCAGATGTTCATAGGTGTTGGCTAAAAGTCCAGCAATTCCAGAAGATTAGGAAGTTGTCTGTGGTTCTTCCCTTACAGAAATTGCATTCATCTCTGAGGAGacacatttcacagatgagtatTTTTACTGTGTACATGATTTTCTTCCTCCAGGGAAATGGTGAAGTTGAAGTATGCGGTCCTTAGCTGGGCATATGGTCACTGAACTGGAGCTCTCACTGTAACAGCCCTGGAGCTTGCAAATTCAGATGCTTTGAGAGCCCAGAAGGAGAATATGGGAGTTTAAAGCAGCCTCTACTCAGCTCTGATTGTTGCCTTGTTCTATAGGGATGTTGCCaggttggattttctttttaaataagaggcCAGAATCCAGATTTGTTGCGATCTCCCCATCTTTTAAATGTCagtaacttattttaaaacatttaaggcATCATGTTGTCTAAATAAAACATACCTGGGCCATATGGCTTCTGATCCAGACTCTGCCTTGCCCAAGAATTCAAGCAACACATACTCTACTGAAATAGATGTTGCGTGATTTCTTAAGTGTGTAAGTTTTATTacttaaatatcttttctcttaactgaaaaatctaaaacataCACAACAGGCCAAGAATATAACCATTCTAAGAAAAATGCTGTCAGGAAATAAATGTACCTCATAgtaaagcacagaggatttttgttttgtgactTATTCCCAGCTGGTTCACGTGGGCACAGTGAGGAAGCAGACTGGTGTGGAGACCCTCCCCCACGACGTCTTGGCTTTGGTGCAGAAAGAGCCAGAAAGCTCCCGTTCCGTCAGGCCTCAGCAACTCTCAATCCTTATTAatgaagattgatttttttttcctgtagataGACTCACAGGTCTTTTTAGTGAAATAATactcatctgatttttttttttaattagaaagttACTAAGGGAGTGAAAATGAAGTGTAAGAAGTAAGGTGTGGGTGCCTGTGCAACCTCTTGCCCAGCACTCAGAAGCCTTGATGGGGTCTTTGGCCTTGGAAGCTGAGACACTGCTGAATTTTGAAAAAGCATCATCTATAGATTTACCTTCAGATCAGTATGGGTTGAAACAAAgatttacagttttttttaagcCAACCGTGATCCCATTAatatatttctaatgaaaatgtAAACTGTTCATACATTCTCTTAAACATCACAGTGAAAAACAAGTACCCGTATGTGTGACAGGGCAGGCCGAGGGCCCCACCCACTCTCCTTGAAGGCCCTTGGCCGCATTGGTGAGAATGCTGGCTTCCCTTCGGCGTGGATACCTATGTTGCGCTGTCCCACTGGAGCACCGGTGGGCCCCAAaggcagggcggggggtggggatctttttgaaatgtttccaggagctctgtccgtgtctctgtcTTCCAGCCCGGGAGGGAGTGCTGCATAAAACTACAAAGACACTGAGCCCGTGGATCTGGTGCCATTCTCTAGGGAAGACTTGGCTTGGAGTACGGCTGCCTGGATTCTAAAATGTGTCCTTGACTCCATGGAGTAATTCTTGTAGTTTTGcctggaaaaaagcaaagaatcagACCTGTAAGGCTGCCCTGGGAAGTGTTCTTCCTTCAGTCTGAGCTGCAGGAGGCTGCCAGACCAAGGAGGCTCTCTGTCCGAAGAGGTGGGCCCTGCCCAGTGTGGACTCACAGATCCCACACAGTGCCCTCACCCTGGTAGGTACCCTTGAACTACTCCACTCCTGCTGAGTCCCCAGGCCTGACAGAatgattttagagagaaatcCATGGGGCCAGAAGGTGGCAGACCTGGGTCTTCTACTAGCTCTGCAGTTGGGCCTGTGGTGAGACCGTGGGTAATTCATTCCCTATTTCTGGGATCCCGATCCTTGCAGGGTTCCCAGGGACCAGGCCTGGCCTCTGGACTCCCATAATGCCCTTACCAGCaccctccctgctgcctctgctcctgTCTCCTGAGCTCAGGGGGAACAAAGGAGAGACCAGTGCTACCCACGCCTTACTTGGCAGTTTCCAAGAGTTTGACAGCCTCTTCATTTCTGCCTTGCTCCATAAACAGTAGGGCCAGCTCCAGCAGGGCGTTTGGGATCAAATAGTGGTCATATTTAATCTTCTTTTCACTGCAGGACAGAGGACATGGCTTACAGGCCCTGCTCTTGGATATCCTTCGGGTTCGTCCTGAGCCCTCTCCGCGTGGAAAGATCTGATCCGGGCCCTCATGTGCAGCTCCCTGACAATGAAGCCTAGTTGGGGAGGACTCTCACACAGCCGTAGAAAGGTTTATGATCGCCAACAGGGCTTTCCAGTCCTCTGCACCTAGGGCCCCAACAACTTCTGGCTTGTGCCTGTCCTTTGCCCATGCCCACCTTTGTCCCTGACCCCCTTGGTCTAGGGGAAATGGTTTACGAAATTAGGAAGTCTCCTGTCTCCAGGCTGGCTCTTCTGACCCATCCTCCAAGCTGCCCCAGAGGTCACCTTTTAAAACCCAAATCTGCCCTGTGCAGTATTCTTCTCGGATCTTCTGTCTACAGGATAAAGTTCGGCCATATAAACAAAACATCCATCCCTTCTCCATCTAGTCTCCCTTACTTCCTCTGTAACCCTGTCCCTCTGTAACTTCACCCAGGCAGGGAAGGACTTAATCACTGTTACCCTGACCTTCCGTGTTTTCCCTGTGCCCAGGTACCTACTCAAAactcctgctttcctttctctgcctAATAAACTTCCCAGTTGAGATGGCCTCCCTGGGAAGCCTTATCTCGCAGTATGTTTAGGTCCCTCCTCAGGGCACTGCTTGCCTCAAGCACAGTCTTGATCATACCAGATGGAGTTCCTATAGCTTCTGCCTATAATGCTTATGCTCCTCAAGGGCAGAGTTGAGTTACATACTCTAGGGGGCACCATTCCCCTGAAACTTCACTGTTGGACTCCTGTGGTTGGCCGGGCTGGTGGCCCCAGGGAATGGGATCTGGATGATCTTGCCCAGTAAGGACCCTGGCGTAGAACAGACACTAGTACAAGTGCAGTGAGGGGGGTGGGCTAGGGTCAAGCACTGGAGCGCGCGTGAGGGAGGAGAACCCAGCCAGTTCTATCCAGGAGACCCGGGCCCAGCAGTAGGCCGGCCACCCAGGCTGGGAGCAGACACCTAGGCACTTACTTGGAAGAGATGCTCCTGAAATTCTCCTCAGCTTCCTGGACACGGCCCAGGTATTTCAGGCAGAGGCCTTTCAGCAACTTCACCAAGCACTCATCATCCACTGAGTACTCATTCTCTGAGAATAGGGGGGTGAGGGAAGAAGGCAGGCTCACTTATTTCTGCGACAGTTACTCGCAGAGCTCCTactctgctgggccctggggacagagTGGTAACTGACCCATGGTCACTGTCCTCAGGAAGCTCATAACTGGGAAGGAAAAACAGATGCTGACACAGTGACAATGTAGTGAGATCAGGATTGACATGGGAGcccaggggctgtgggaggaAGCCTTAACCCTACCTGGGGGACAAGGGACAACAAGGAGAAATGCCACTGAAACTCAGTCTAGAAAGGCAAA
This region of Vulpes lagopus strain Blue_001 chromosome 23, ASM1834538v1, whole genome shotgun sequence genomic DNA includes:
- the TTC39A gene encoding tetratricopeptide repeat protein 39A isoform X6; this translates as MMKWSCSVPGLKLKIAGKSLPTEKFAIRKSRRYLSPKPVSLPIPALEMMYIWNGYAVIGKQPELTDRILGIITKAEEMLEKGPENEYSVDDECLVKLLKGLCLKYLGRVQEAEENFRSISSNEKKIKYDHYLIPNALLELALLFMEQGRNEEAVKLLETAKQNYKNYSMESRTHFRIQAAVLQAKSSLENGTRSTGSVSL